The genomic DNA ATCCGCTCCCTCACACGAGGCGACGGCGTGGTGATCGGGGCAGCGGTATTGCTCTTCATCGCGTCGTTCCTCAAGTTCTACACGGCCAACGGGATCGACCTGGACATCACCGCGTGGACGAGCCTCGGTAACGGCCTCGGCACCTACATGGGCGGCGTCATCGGTGCCGCTCTCGTCGTCGTCAACCGTTGTCTGCCGCAGCCGCGCAAGATCGTGGGCCTGGACCTCGGGACAGTCGGCGTGGCGTTCACGGTCCTCACCGCGTGGGCCCTGTTCTGGACGCTGGTGGACGTCGGCGACAACGTCAGCGCGGGCGCCGGCCTCATCCTCGGCTTCATCGCCGCCCTCGTCATGGCAGGCGGCGCCATCGCGACGCCCCTCCTCCCGCCCCTCCAGGCCGCCCTCGTCCCGGCCCCCAAGCCGGCCGCCCCGCAGCCCTACGGCGCCCAGCCGCCCGGTGGTTACGGCTACCCGGGTGCCGGTGCGCCGCAGCAGCCCTCGTACGGCACTCCGCCGCAACAGGCGCAGGCCGCGCAGCCGTTCGGGCAGCCCGCGCCGGCGCCGGCCGGGGACTTCTCGCCGTTCTGGTTCGCGGTGCCGGTGGCCCGGCCGCTGTTCGCGGAGGACGGTTCGCCGGCGCCGATCGCCGAACTGGCTCCGGGTACCTGGTACTTGGCCGTCGAGCAGCGCGGTCCGGCGCTGGTCGCGCAGACCCAGGACGGCCGTCGTGGCGTCCTCCAGGACACCTCGGGGATCCAGCGCGGCTGAGCCCCCTCCCTCAGCGTTCGCCGCGGCCCCTCGCCCTTCCGGGCGGGGGGCCGTTGTCGTACAGTCGCAGCCGTCGAACGGTTTGCTGACGGACCGTCAGTTCGGTTGCTGTGGAGGCGATATGCGGCTCGGTCTCGCACTCGGGTACTGGGGGCGCGGGCCCTCCGCCGACCATGTGCCGCTGGCGCTGGAGGCCGAGCGGCTCGGGTACGACTCCGTGTGGACGGCCGAGTCGTGGGGCTCCGACGCCTTCACTCCCCTCACCTGGATCGCGGCGCAGACCTCAACGATCAGACTGGGCACGGCCGTTGCGCAGATGGCGGCCCGCTCGCCGACCACCACCGCGATGCACGCGCTCACCCTCGACCATCTCTCCGGCGGGCGCGTGCTGCTCGGGCTCGGGCTGTCGGGGCCGCAGGTGGTGGAGGGGTGGTACGGGCGGCCGTTCCCCAAGTCGCCGCTCACCGCGACCCGGGAGTACGTCGAGGTCGTACGGCAGGTGCTGCGGCGGGAGGCGCCGGTCGAGGTGGCCGGGCGGTTCCACGCGCATCCGTACCGGGGCGCGGACGGGACCGGGCTCGGCAAGGCGCTCAAGTCCATCACCCACCCGCTCCGTTCCGACCTGCCGATCCTGCTCGGTGCGGAGGGGCCGAAGAACGTGGCGCAGACGGCGGAGATCGCGGACGGATGGCTGCCGTTGTACTGGTCGCCGAGCCGCCCGGAGGTCTACGGGACGACGGTCTTCCGCGACGACTTCCTCGTCGCGCCCATGGCGCAGGTGAAGGTCTGCGACGACGTCGCCGAAGGCCTCCTCCCCGTGAAGATGATGCTCGGCTTCTACATCGGGGGGATGGGGCACGCGGCCCGTAACTTCCACGCCGATCTGATGGCGCGTATGGGGTACGAGGAAGAGGCCCGGCGGATACAGGAGTTGTTCCTCGCGGGGCGCCGGGAGGAGGCCGTGCTCGCGGTGCCGGACGCGTTCGCGGACGAGATCTCGCTCGTGGGCCCGCGTGAACGGATCGCGGAGAAGCTGGAGTTGTGGCGCAAGGGCCCGGTGACGGATCTGCTGGCCCTTGCGCCCGACCCGCACACGCTGCGGGTGCTGGCGGAGCTGAACTCCTAGGAGCCGCTCAACTCACCTTCAGCCGCCCGTCAGTTGGCCTGCCGACGGCACCTTGTCGGTCACCTCGGCGCCCGCGCTCTTCCCGGCTTCCTTGACCTTGTTGATGATGTCGTCGAAGGAACTCGCCGTGGCATCCGTCGAGTCGCCCTTGCGCAGCTTGGACGGAAGATCCTTGAGGGAGTCGATGCCGGCGGTCAGCGGGGCGAGTGCCTTGGAGAGCGCGGGGTCGCCCTGGGCGTTCTTCTTGGCCGCCTTGAGCCGGTTGTACGCGAACGCGCCCGCGAGGCCCGCCTTGACGAGCGCGAACCTGCGGCCGCTCGCGCCCTTCTTGAACTTGCCCGCCTTCCAGGGCTTCACGATCCACTGGTAGGTGGCACCGGCGGCGAGACCCGCGTTCGCGACGAAGCGGGTCTTGGCGAACTTCTGCCGTTCGGCGGAGGTGCTGGGGCTCGGGGTGGCGGCGGCGGCCACTACGGCTGCGGTGTCCTGCGTGGCGTCCTCGGTGGCGCTGCCGCAGGCCGTGGCACCGGCGAGCAGGGCGCAGCACAGGGTGAGCGCCACGAAGAGGCGCCGTATCGGTACGGGCACGGGGTCCTCCGGGGTGTTCTCCCCGAGTGGGTGTCCTTACCCGGGCAGCCTCGCCCGGCTCCGCCGCGTGCGCCACCCGGGCGGGACCGTTCGGGTTTTCCCCGGCCGGGTTTCATACGGCCGGAAGCGGCAATCCGGTTCGCATGTCCCCCTACTATCGACGCGGTTCGAATTCCGTCGGCAATGTCATCGTGATCATCGCCGACATCATGGCCCTCATCCTGGCCCTGTGGATTCTGATGTACCTGCTGGACGCCAACCGCGCGAACGACCTCGTGCAGTTCGTCCACCACTCGGCCAACTGGCTCGCCGGCTGGTCCCGTGACCTGTTCACCTTCGACGAGGCGTGGGCGAGGGTCGTCTGCGGGTATGGCCTTGCCGCAGTGGTGTACCTGTTCATCGGGCATGCGATCGCGAACCGGGTTAACCACTGAGCGCTGGGCCGGATGTCGTCTGCGGGTTCGTTGTGGCTGGTCGCGCAGTTCCCCGCGCCCCTAAAAGATGGCCCGTTGCAACCGGCCTGTTTTTAAGGGGCGCGGGGAACTGCGCGACCAGCCCCCACCGGCCCGCGCTCAACAACAATCCGGATCCAGCCCCAACGGCAAGTGCTCGGCCCCGAAGACCGCGCACGTCGCGTCATGGCCCCCCAGCGCCGCCACCGCAAGCAGCAACGACCCGGCAGTCCACGTGGTCAACTCACGCGGCCACACCGCGTCGTCGTCGAAGACATACCCCGTCCAGTACAGCCCGGTCTCCGCATCGCGCAGATGCCGGATCGACTGGAGGATCTCCAACGCACGGTCGGACTCCCCCAACACCCACAGCGCCAGGGCGAGTTCGGCGGACTCGCCACCCGTCACCCACGGGTTGGGGACGACACACCGCACCCCGAGATCGGGCACGACGAACCGGCTCCAGCCGTCCTCCACCCGGGACTTGGCCTCCGTGCCGGTCAACGCGCCGCCCAGGACCGGGTAGTACCAGTCCATCGAGTAACGGCCTTTGTCCAGGAACCGTTCCGGATGCCGCCGGATCGCGTGCCGTAGCGCGCCGACCGCCAACTCCCAGTCCGGCTGCGGCTCTTCACGCTGTTCGGCGATCGCGAGCGCGCAGCGCAGCGCCTGGTGGATCGAGGAGGAACCGGTGAGGAGCGCGTCCGTCGTGTCCGTGCCGTCGTCCTCGCGCTTCCAGCCGATCTGCCCGCCCGGCTGCTGAAGCCGCAGCACGAACTCGACCGCCGCGAACACCGTGGGCCACAGCCGGTCCAGGAACGTGTCGTCGCCGGTCGCGAGGTAGTGGTGCCACACGCCTACGGCTATGTAGGCGACGAAGTTGGTCTCGCGGCCCCGGTCGGTGACGTCGTGCGCGTCTCCGTCGGCGTAGGCCGCGTACCAGGAGCCGTCCTCGTTCTGGTGCCGGGCGAGCCAGGTGTACGCCCGGTCGGCGGCCTCGTGCTCGCCCGCCGCGTCGAGCGCCATCGCGGCCTCGGTGTGGTCCCACGGGTCGAGGTGATGGCCCCGGAACCACGGGATCGCCCCGTCCTCCCGCTGCACGGCGAGGATGCCGGCGACGGTCGCGGCGGCCTGCTCCGCGGTGAGGACCCCGGGCAGGACGAGGTGTTCTGTCCGGGGAGTGGTCACTTGGCTTCCGCCAGGGGCAGGTGCGGCTTGGTCGCGTACGCCACGAAGCTCTTGCCGATCAGCGGGTTCAGCGCCTGTTCGGCGACCCGGGTGGCGACGGGTTTCTTCATGATGTCCCAGACCAGGAGCTTGTGGTACGCCTGCACCGGCAGCGCCTTGTCGTTGTCCACGCCGAACGCGCACTTCAGCCACCAGTACGGCGAGTGCAGTCCGTGCGCGTGATGGGTGCCGTACGGCTGGAGGCCCGCCTCGCGGATCTTCGTGAGGAGTTCGTCCGCCTTGTAGATGCGGATGTGGCCGCCCTCGACCTCGTGGTAGGCGTCGGACAGGGCCCAGCAGATCTTCTCGGGGCCGTAGCGCGGGACGGTGATGGCGATGCGGCCGCCGGGCTTCAGGACCCGGACCATCTCGGCGAGCACGCCC from Streptomyces sp. NBC_01478 includes the following:
- a CDS encoding LLM class F420-dependent oxidoreductase translates to MRLGLALGYWGRGPSADHVPLALEAERLGYDSVWTAESWGSDAFTPLTWIAAQTSTIRLGTAVAQMAARSPTTTAMHALTLDHLSGGRVLLGLGLSGPQVVEGWYGRPFPKSPLTATREYVEVVRQVLRREAPVEVAGRFHAHPYRGADGTGLGKALKSITHPLRSDLPILLGAEGPKNVAQTAEIADGWLPLYWSPSRPEVYGTTVFRDDFLVAPMAQVKVCDDVAEGLLPVKMMLGFYIGGMGHAARNFHADLMARMGYEEEARRIQELFLAGRREEAVLAVPDAFADEISLVGPRERIAEKLELWRKGPVTDLLALAPDPHTLRVLAELNS
- a CDS encoding prenyltransferase, translated to MTTPRTEHLVLPGVLTAEQAAATVAGILAVQREDGAIPWFRGHHLDPWDHTEAAMALDAAGEHEAADRAYTWLARHQNEDGSWYAAYADGDAHDVTDRGRETNFVAYIAVGVWHHYLATGDDTFLDRLWPTVFAAVEFVLRLQQPGGQIGWKREDDGTDTTDALLTGSSSIHQALRCALAIAEQREEPQPDWELAVGALRHAIRRHPERFLDKGRYSMDWYYPVLGGALTGTEAKSRVEDGWSRFVVPDLGVRCVVPNPWVTGGESAELALALWVLGESDRALEILQSIRHLRDAETGLYWTGYVFDDDAVWPRELTTWTAGSLLLAVAALGGHDATCAVFGAEHLPLGLDPDCC
- a CDS encoding class I SAM-dependent methyltransferase, coding for MLTVDFSRFPLAPGDRVLDLGCGAGRHAFECYRRGAQVVALDQNAEEIREVAKWFAAMKEAGEAPAGATATAMEGDALQLPFPDESFDVVIISEVMEHIPDDKGVLAEMVRVLKPGGRIAITVPRYGPEKICWALSDAYHEVEGGHIRIYKADELLTKIREAGLQPYGTHHAHGLHSPYWWLKCAFGVDNDKALPVQAYHKLLVWDIMKKPVATRVAEQALNPLIGKSFVAYATKPHLPLAEAK